Proteins encoded by one window of Acidimicrobiales bacterium:
- a CDS encoding PP2C family protein-serine/threonine phosphatase, whose translation MREPVLVVLGIICLAAALGWARSARHRHRLVGRIDPEVAPDAYTLAWSTFRKELHAASLYGLLALASLVNAFAEGTAGAMVFSMVAIPALVSTAWARHAVREARMARQSIDIERRAQEALEQEDLAPKAWAGRLAPEELPNFTGFEVGRVYQAGTGLMAGDFFDVFQMSDTRLAAVVGDVAGHGIEASITAFQAKYLLRTFLRQFRDPAQALEELNRQMSSQERSEEFISLVVLVFDTEADTLRYASAGHPATFLWHGREVRPLRSTGPLLMLTSDASYFSREIPLARDDMAVMYTDGLAEARSGDELFGEERIGDMVRRNPGIAPGVLCKQLLDAANDFSAGMVQDDLAILAIRKD comes from the coding sequence ATGCGAGAGCCGGTCCTCGTCGTCCTTGGCATCATCTGTCTGGCTGCAGCCCTCGGTTGGGCGCGTTCGGCCCGCCATCGCCATCGCCTGGTCGGACGGATCGACCCTGAGGTGGCCCCCGACGCCTACACACTGGCTTGGTCGACGTTCCGCAAGGAGCTCCACGCAGCGTCCCTGTATGGCCTGTTGGCCCTGGCCTCGCTGGTCAACGCCTTCGCAGAGGGTACGGCTGGTGCCATGGTGTTCTCCATGGTGGCCATCCCGGCACTGGTGTCCACTGCATGGGCTCGTCATGCCGTTCGTGAGGCCCGAATGGCCCGCCAGAGCATCGACATTGAACGTCGGGCCCAGGAGGCTCTCGAGCAGGAGGATCTGGCTCCCAAGGCGTGGGCTGGTCGTCTCGCCCCCGAAGAACTTCCGAACTTCACGGGATTCGAGGTCGGTCGGGTCTACCAGGCGGGTACCGGTCTCATGGCCGGCGACTTCTTCGACGTGTTCCAGATGTCGGACACTCGTCTCGCTGCGGTGGTGGGCGACGTGGCCGGACATGGCATCGAGGCGTCTATCACCGCTTTCCAGGCCAAGTACCTGTTGCGGACCTTCCTGCGGCAGTTCCGGGATCCGGCACAGGCCCTTGAGGAGCTGAACCGGCAGATGTCGTCGCAGGAACGATCCGAGGAGTTCATTTCACTCGTCGTCTTGGTGTTCGATACTGAGGCCGACACGCTTCGCTACGCCTCGGCGGGGCACCCGGCGACGTTTCTCTGGCACGGCCGTGAGGTGCGGCCGCTTCGTTCCACTGGTCCACTGTTGATGTTGACGTCGGACGCGTCCTACTTCAGCCGGGAGATTCCGCTGGCTCGTGACGACATGGCCGTCATGTACACCGATGGTCTAGCGGAGGCTCGTAGTGGTGACGAACTGTTCGGCGAGGAACGCATCGGCGACATGGTGCGGCGCAACCCAGGGATCGCTCCGGGTGTGCTTTGCAAGCAGCTGTTGGATGCTGCCAACGATTTTAGCGCCGGCATGGTTCAGGACGATTTGGCCATCCTGGCGATCCGTAAGGACTGA